In uncultured Draconibacterium sp., one genomic interval encodes:
- a CDS encoding DUF4386 domain-containing protein: MNSRKLSIITGISYLIIFFAAIFANFVMLESLKQNPLETIRLNHMAVRFGILAFLITVLFDVVVAWGLFDLYRKHKFTRLSTYFRLMHAAIMGVAVFALVLTLNLNSVDEILYQVNVFEIIWLIGLFFFGAHLILLSNIIQKPKWIATFLFIAGVMYMVDTAAHFLLPNYADFAGIFLALVAVPSILGEMAFTVWLLVKGGKDKSN; the protein is encoded by the coding sequence ATGAATTCAAGAAAACTCTCGATCATTACCGGAATCAGCTATCTGATCATATTTTTTGCGGCCATTTTTGCCAATTTTGTTATGCTTGAGTCACTAAAACAAAATCCGCTCGAAACGATCAGGCTTAATCATATGGCTGTGCGCTTTGGCATTTTAGCCTTTTTAATCACTGTCCTGTTCGATGTAGTTGTTGCGTGGGGTCTTTTTGATTTATACCGCAAGCATAAATTTACCCGTTTAAGTACCTATTTTAGGTTGATGCATGCAGCAATAATGGGTGTTGCGGTTTTTGCCCTGGTGCTTACGTTAAACCTTAATTCGGTAGATGAAATTTTGTACCAGGTAAATGTGTTCGAAATAATCTGGCTGATTGGTTTGTTCTTTTTTGGTGCGCACTTAATCTTACTTTCCAATATCATTCAAAAGCCTAAATGGATTGCAACCTTTCTTTTCATTGCCGGAGTTATGTATATGGTTGATACTGCAGCACATTTTTTGTTGCCTAACTATGCCGATTTTGCCGGAATATTCCTTGCTCTGGTAGCTGTTCCAAGTATTTTGGGAGAAATGGCTTTTACGGTTTGGTTGCTTGTAAAAGGCGGAAAGGATAAATCGAATTAG
- a CDS encoding SusD/RagB family nutrient-binding outer membrane lipoprotein, with product MKKITILFLFFIGVFFTSCEYDLDINNSPNAPQEAGPEQRLPYILAETVDFYGSHGTRTAHLTQQLGYAYRPGYRYYMFQNWQFANNADAWVWQCWYGYAWVNIEEMLKDAEDVDAWHYTGVGKILKAFGNGSLVDAYGYIAYKDGIAGNIQPDYDDAEYVYSQILPLIDEGIADLQKTQGENAPDLAVGDVMYNGDIDKWIKFAYGAKARFMSHLSKKAEGTDLLAYNPAGILSNIEKSFQSNNDDAEYIGEDGDISARWSIQRQNVSSSNKPGKLWKDYLMNTVDTINGGDETWNSRVVDPRTEVLLPKILDGDNAGKFSFAVDLSEADHAPTTDDVNYVGMRSSEDNPLFYTEKNSPYFLLSYSELKFIEAEVYFRQGSMESALTSYHDAIQANMDKLGIPAEESAAFMASEAVVQIASDLTLSHIMMQKYIACTYSPEVWTDMRRCDYCIGPDGTYDYTAGVYKGFDRPTFVYETAFPQDDDYIRRYQMAYYERYYNASKVEALGVFENEYMTTPVWWDIEE from the coding sequence ATGAAGAAGATAACAATATTATTTCTGTTTTTTATAGGGGTGTTTTTCACCTCTTGCGAATATGACCTCGACATAAACAACTCTCCCAACGCCCCTCAAGAGGCTGGTCCGGAACAACGTCTACCCTACATTTTAGCCGAAACGGTTGATTTTTATGGTAGCCACGGAACACGTACTGCTCACCTTACCCAGCAATTGGGTTACGCTTATCGCCCCGGCTACCGTTACTATATGTTTCAAAACTGGCAATTTGCGAATAATGCTGATGCATGGGTTTGGCAGTGCTGGTATGGTTATGCCTGGGTTAATATTGAAGAAATGCTGAAAGATGCCGAAGACGTTGATGCATGGCATTACACCGGCGTTGGTAAAATCCTTAAAGCATTTGGAAACGGCTCGCTGGTTGATGCCTATGGTTATATTGCCTACAAGGATGGTATTGCCGGAAATATTCAGCCCGATTACGACGATGCTGAATATGTGTACAGTCAGATTCTTCCGTTAATTGACGAAGGTATAGCTGATCTTCAGAAAACACAGGGAGAAAATGCTCCTGACCTGGCTGTTGGCGATGTAATGTATAACGGCGATATCGACAAGTGGATTAAGTTTGCCTATGGTGCAAAAGCACGTTTTATGAGCCACTTATCGAAAAAAGCTGAAGGTACTGACCTGTTGGCCTACAATCCTGCAGGAATTCTCTCAAATATTGAAAAATCATTCCAGTCGAACAACGACGATGCTGAATACATTGGCGAAGATGGCGACATTTCGGCAAGATGGTCTATTCAACGTCAGAATGTAAGTAGTTCGAACAAACCCGGCAAATTATGGAAAGATTACCTGATGAATACCGTTGACACCATTAACGGTGGCGATGAAACATGGAACAGCCGTGTGGTTGATCCACGTACAGAGGTGCTGCTTCCTAAAATTCTGGATGGTGACAATGCCGGCAAATTCTCGTTTGCTGTAGATTTGAGCGAAGCAGATCACGCGCCAACCACCGACGATGTAAATTATGTTGGAATGCGTTCTTCAGAAGACAATCCATTGTTTTACACTGAAAAAAATTCTCCTTATTTCCTGCTTTCTTATTCTGAGTTGAAATTTATTGAAGCAGAAGTCTATTTCCGCCAGGGAAGTATGGAGAGTGCGCTGACTTCGTACCACGATGCGATTCAGGCAAACATGGACAAACTGGGAATTCCGGCAGAAGAGAGTGCTGCTTTTATGGCCAGTGAAGCCGTTGTTCAAATTGCATCGGATTTGACATTGAGCCACATAATGATGCAAAAATACATTGCATGTACCTACAGTCCTGAAGTTTGGACAGATATGAGACGTTGCGATTACTGTATCGGTCCTGACGGAACATACGACTATACTGCCGGCGTTTACAAAGGATTTGATCGTCCGACGTTTGTCTACGAAACTGCTTTCCCTCAGGATGACGACTATATACGTCGTTACCAGATGGCCTATTACGAGCGTTATTACAATGCCTCGAAAGTAGAAGCGCTTGGCGTTTTTGAAAATGAATATATGACCACTCCTGTTTGGTGGGACATTGAAGAATAG
- a CDS encoding Na/Pi cotransporter family protein → MNFTSQIILLLGGLALFLHGMNVMTDGLKAAAGSKMKVFLQGMTRNRWTSLVAGTGITAVIQSSSVTTVLAVGFVSAGLISFQSTLGIILGANIGTTITAQIIAFKITKASWIIIAVGFLAGFLFKKKIIKNAGTIILGLGLIFLGMSVMSDATAPLKNYEPFLELMEGLDNYIYGILIGAIFTALVQSSSATTGIVIIMASQGLLDIQPAIAIIMGANIGTCVTAILSALGKPKAAMRVAVSHVLFKVLGVLIWFAFIPQLAHLVENISPGSESRQVANAHTIFNLANTFLFIWLVKPISKLVVWLVPDKKKKEERLFPELHDFYLQDVSLALDLSQNYIARLGEKVLEILKAGIPMALTGKENELVALRNKDMLIDRGHAEILTFLQNIQSQSISKKQSHILERQIEAVNVLESAADVVTTSLVEAAEHRIEKGFDVSTDTVQRIAVVHNMALEAFDTAVQFYSEDDILTDDTLAKDQFKQGLQDVRLYLIDRLSVTAEDRIEIYRFESEVLEGIRRIHALARRLKRKAGLLF, encoded by the coding sequence ATGAATTTCACTTCACAAATAATACTCTTATTAGGCGGGCTGGCGTTGTTCCTTCATGGGATGAATGTAATGACTGATGGCTTAAAAGCCGCTGCAGGAAGCAAGATGAAAGTATTCTTGCAAGGAATGACGCGCAATCGCTGGACTTCGCTGGTGGCAGGAACCGGAATTACAGCAGTTATACAGTCATCGTCGGTAACCACTGTTTTGGCGGTGGGATTTGTTTCGGCAGGTTTAATCTCCTTTCAAAGCACACTTGGAATTATTCTTGGCGCCAATATTGGTACTACAATTACGGCACAAATCATTGCTTTTAAAATTACCAAAGCCTCGTGGATAATAATTGCTGTGGGATTCCTGGCCGGATTCTTATTTAAAAAGAAGATAATTAAAAATGCAGGTACAATTATATTGGGCCTTGGATTGATTTTTCTGGGAATGAGCGTAATGAGTGACGCAACTGCGCCATTGAAAAACTACGAACCATTTTTAGAGTTAATGGAGGGCCTCGATAATTATATCTATGGAATACTAATCGGGGCGATATTTACGGCATTGGTGCAAAGCTCTTCGGCAACTACCGGAATTGTAATTATTATGGCTTCGCAGGGATTACTGGATATTCAGCCGGCCATTGCCATTATTATGGGAGCCAATATTGGAACTTGTGTTACTGCGATCCTGTCGGCGTTAGGGAAGCCGAAGGCTGCAATGCGAGTAGCTGTTTCGCATGTTCTTTTTAAGGTTCTTGGCGTATTAATTTGGTTTGCTTTTATTCCGCAACTGGCCCATTTGGTAGAAAATATTTCACCGGGCAGTGAGTCGCGACAAGTAGCGAATGCCCATACCATTTTTAATCTGGCCAATACTTTCTTATTTATATGGCTGGTAAAACCGATCTCAAAGCTGGTGGTTTGGTTGGTTCCTGACAAGAAAAAGAAAGAGGAAAGATTATTTCCGGAGTTGCACGATTTTTATTTACAAGATGTTAGTCTTGCTTTGGATTTATCGCAAAATTACATCGCCAGGCTGGGCGAAAAGGTGCTTGAAATATTAAAAGCCGGCATTCCGATGGCTTTAACCGGAAAAGAAAATGAATTGGTTGCGTTGCGGAACAAAGATATGTTAATCGATAGGGGACATGCCGAAATTTTAACCTTCCTTCAGAATATACAAAGCCAGTCGATTAGTAAAAAGCAAAGCCATATTCTTGAGCGGCAGATAGAAGCTGTAAATGTATTGGAGTCGGCAGCCGACGTGGTTACTACATCGTTAGTTGAAGCCGCCGAGCACCGAATCGAAAAGGGATTTGATGTAAGTACTGATACAGTGCAACGGATAGCCGTCGTTCATAATATGGCACTTGAAGCTTTTGACACAGCTGTGCAATTTTACAGCGAAGATGATATTTTAACAGATGATACGCTGGCAAAAGACCAGTTTAAACAAGGCCTTCAGGATGTTCGTTTATACCTAATCGACAGACTATCAGTAACTGCTGAAGACCGAATTGAAATTTATCGTTTTGAATCGGAGGTATTGGAGGGAATAAGGCGAATACATGCTTTGGCAAGGCGGTTAAAAAGAAAGGCAGGATTATTATTTTAG
- a CDS encoding RNA polymerase sigma factor: MTKEEKFNTIVSENGERIRNICRYYNSNAEDQKDMYQEVLVNIWKSLDSFRGDSAMSTWVYRVAVNTSLTFTGKAFRHMKLMVDADTTNLNSILDDENLKQKLAEEKLLERMQLELNQLSVIDKALISLLLEGLSMKEIAEVIGITEPNVKVKIHRIKSQLKEKLKGEQL, encoded by the coding sequence GTGACGAAAGAAGAGAAATTTAATACGATTGTATCTGAGAACGGCGAGCGGATCCGCAATATCTGCAGGTATTACAATTCCAATGCTGAAGATCAGAAAGACATGTACCAGGAGGTGCTTGTAAATATCTGGAAAAGCCTTGATAGTTTCAGGGGAGATTCGGCTATGAGTACCTGGGTTTACCGGGTGGCTGTAAACACGTCGTTAACCTTTACCGGAAAGGCTTTCAGGCACATGAAGCTAATGGTTGACGCCGACACCACAAACCTGAACTCGATACTGGACGATGAAAACCTGAAACAAAAACTGGCCGAAGAAAAGCTGCTCGAACGTATGCAGCTTGAGCTTAATCAGCTGTCGGTAATCGATAAAGCATTGATATCGCTACTACTCGAAGGGCTTTCGATGAAAGAGATTGCCGAGGTTATTGGTATTACCGAGCCAAATGTAAAGGTGAAAATCCATCGTATTAAATCGCAATTAAAAGAAAAGCTGAAAGGAGAACAATTATGA
- a CDS encoding outer membrane protein transport protein has protein sequence MKHLKLKALLVLMAGLFISSQTFATDGYFSVGYGTVNKGLAGAGIAFYQGSLINGNPAGNVFLGTEYQLGLNFFNPNRQYTVTGAPSGMPGTFGLMPGTVESDSKLFLMPSAGANWMLGENSSISAALFGNGGMNTDYPTQTFGDQSVTTTGVNLAQIFGNVSYSVKLGERHSIGVTGVLAYQYFEAKGLSTFGEYGFSADPTALSGNGTDSGFGYGFKIGYMGHLTDNFAIGAMYQSKVFMSEFDDYAGLFAEQGDFDIPSSWTVGFSWEVIQDLTVMGDVKSIMYSDVKSIANPMNLNELMPAFPNPDGTYTPNPNHVPLGSDDGSGFGWEDVMVYKVGVNYAGVDTWQFRAGFSIGDNPIPSSEVMFNILAPGVIEKQLALGLSKEVGKSGNQLHVAINYAMNGSTKGYNPMDFDPTEAMQGNMVPNQMIELEMNQFELELGFSF, from the coding sequence ATGAAACACTTAAAACTAAAGGCTTTGCTGGTCCTAATGGCTGGTCTTTTTATTTCTTCGCAAACATTTGCAACCGATGGTTATTTTAGTGTTGGCTATGGCACTGTCAATAAAGGATTAGCCGGTGCCGGAATTGCATTTTACCAGGGATCGCTAATTAACGGCAACCCTGCCGGAAATGTATTCCTTGGAACGGAATACCAGTTGGGACTTAACTTTTTTAATCCGAACAGACAGTACACTGTAACAGGAGCTCCTTCGGGTATGCCAGGTACATTCGGTTTAATGCCGGGTACAGTTGAAAGCGACAGCAAGTTATTTCTAATGCCATCGGCAGGTGCCAACTGGATGCTTGGCGAAAACTCAAGTATTTCTGCAGCATTATTTGGAAATGGAGGAATGAATACTGATTATCCTACTCAAACATTCGGAGATCAAAGTGTGACAACAACGGGCGTTAACCTGGCTCAAATTTTTGGAAATGTTAGTTACTCAGTAAAATTGGGCGAACGCCACAGTATTGGTGTAACAGGTGTTTTGGCCTATCAATATTTTGAAGCTAAAGGTTTGAGTACTTTCGGAGAATACGGTTTTTCTGCAGATCCGACTGCTTTATCAGGAAATGGAACTGACAGCGGTTTTGGATACGGATTTAAAATTGGTTACATGGGTCACTTAACTGATAATTTTGCTATCGGTGCCATGTACCAGTCGAAAGTATTTATGAGCGAGTTTGACGACTACGCTGGTTTATTTGCCGAGCAGGGTGATTTTGATATTCCATCAAGCTGGACTGTAGGTTTTTCGTGGGAAGTAATTCAGGATCTAACCGTTATGGGAGATGTAAAGTCGATTATGTACAGCGATGTAAAATCTATTGCCAACCCGATGAACCTTAACGAACTAATGCCGGCTTTCCCAAATCCTGACGGAACTTACACACCTAATCCAAACCACGTTCCTCTGGGTTCTGACGATGGATCTGGCTTTGGCTGGGAAGATGTTATGGTATACAAAGTTGGTGTTAACTACGCAGGTGTTGATACATGGCAATTCCGTGCAGGTTTCTCAATTGGCGATAATCCAATCCCTTCATCAGAAGTAATGTTTAATATTCTTGCACCTGGTGTAATTGAAAAACAGTTAGCATTAGGACTTTCTAAAGAAGTTGGGAAAAGTGGAAATCAACTTCATGTGGCTATAAATTATGCCATGAACGGTAGCACTAAAGGCTACAACCCAATGGATTTCGATCCAACAGAGGCAATGCAGGGCAACATGGTTCCTAACCAAATGATTGAACTTGAGATGAATCAGTTTGAACTGGAACTTGGTTTCTCATTCTAA
- a CDS encoding exodeoxyribonuclease III: MKLISWNVNGIRAVAKKNFFEDFNQLDADILCLQETKAQDDQVAETLAPVAGYHIYSNSAEKKGYSGTAILSKTEPVSVSRDMGVEIHDTEGRVLCLEYEKFYLVNVYVPNSGSELKRLEYRQEWDLAFFNYLKNLEKTKPVVVCGDFNVAHRPIDLARPKPNYNKSAGFMQEEIDGMDRFTQGGLVDTFRHFYPDVSDKYSWWSYRAGARGKNVGWRIDYFLVSENFIPQVQKAYILNEVMGSDHCPVGIEITG, encoded by the coding sequence ATGAAGCTTATATCGTGGAATGTAAACGGAATTCGTGCCGTTGCCAAGAAGAATTTTTTTGAGGATTTTAACCAATTGGATGCCGACATACTTTGCCTGCAGGAAACCAAAGCACAAGATGATCAGGTAGCCGAAACGCTGGCGCCTGTTGCTGGCTACCATATTTATTCCAATTCGGCCGAAAAAAAAGGTTACTCAGGAACAGCGATTCTTTCGAAGACAGAACCGGTAAGTGTTTCCCGCGATATGGGAGTTGAAATTCACGATACAGAAGGCCGCGTTTTGTGTTTGGAATATGAAAAGTTCTATTTGGTTAATGTTTATGTGCCCAACTCAGGTAGCGAATTAAAACGTTTGGAATACCGCCAGGAATGGGACCTGGCATTTTTCAATTACCTGAAAAACCTTGAAAAAACAAAGCCGGTTGTCGTATGTGGCGATTTTAACGTAGCCCACCGCCCTATCGATCTGGCACGGCCAAAGCCAAACTACAACAAATCGGCCGGCTTTATGCAGGAAGAGATTGACGGAATGGATCGCTTTACGCAAGGTGGGCTGGTTGATACTTTCCGCCATTTTTACCCCGATGTAAGCGATAAATATTCATGGTGGAGTTACCGGGCCGGCGCGCGCGGCAAGAACGTAGGCTGGAGAATCGATTATTTCCTTGTTTCTGAAAATTTTATTCCGCAAGTACAAAAAGCATATATTTTAAACGAAGTTATGGGTTCCGACCATTGTCCGGTGGGCATTGAAATTACCGGTTAA
- the hrpB gene encoding ATP-dependent helicase HrpB, whose translation MHFKQNILNFDPHTTNLPIVDVIGEVKQHLQKENTLIVHAPPGAGKSTVLPLVLLEEGWLNGQKIIMLEPRRLAARTIATRLAELLGEQVGKRVGYRIRFDNCVSESTQLEVVTEGILTRMLQSDNALEGIGMVIFDEFHERSLFADVALALSREAQQIIRPDLRIMIMSATLNMPQLTQLLNAPSVVSEGRQYPVEIHYEGDNDLKLLPELTSRVITKAVEKHDGDILVFLPGEAEIKNTEAIIRSKHKGIAVHPLYGQLSPQKQFAAIMPSREGRRKIILATSIAETSLTIEGVKVVIDCGFSRTLKFNPNTGLSRLETVEITLDSADQRAGRAGRLGPGICYRMWTKATHHRLNKHRTPEIEEADLASLALEMAIWGVDDINKLTWLTPPPKGHVRQANELLDQLDAVDDGKITKHGKAIHRLPCHPRLAHMLLLAQNEDLTALACDIAAILEERDPLNRDAGIDINLRIEALRRYRTGTLKNKRLKHIAKISAQYRKMLNIDEDNSSIDPFETGLLLAYAYPERIAHATPGNNAQFKLANGNIAAAGHEDDLAHEDWLSIASVNARDGVGRIFLASPLNPRDLAPMVKTVESISWDTKRGGFSAFSELRIGSIILQQKPLQDYNIDQKIKAISDAIKKEGAWLLDFNPDVEQWQNRIISLRQWDSNIDWPDVSTSHLLATNYEWLSPYLADVKKPEDLKKIDLKKVLQNHLSYDLQQLLNKLAPERLQVPSGSNIKLKYGSGGEAPILAVRLQELFGLLETPTVNNGSVKILLHLLSPGFKPVQVTDDLNSFWTNTYFEVKKELKSRYPKHHWPDNPLEAEPLRGVKRK comes from the coding sequence TTGCATTTTAAACAGAATATATTGAATTTCGATCCACATACTACCAATTTACCCATCGTTGATGTTATCGGCGAGGTAAAACAACATCTGCAAAAGGAAAATACTTTAATCGTTCATGCACCTCCCGGAGCCGGAAAAAGTACCGTTCTTCCGCTTGTGCTTCTTGAAGAAGGCTGGCTGAATGGGCAAAAGATCATCATGCTTGAGCCGCGGCGTCTGGCAGCCCGGACAATTGCCACCCGCCTGGCCGAACTTTTAGGCGAGCAGGTTGGTAAACGTGTTGGTTACCGCATTCGTTTTGACAATTGTGTTAGTGAATCCACGCAGCTGGAGGTAGTTACTGAAGGAATCCTAACCCGCATGTTGCAAAGCGATAATGCCTTGGAAGGTATCGGAATGGTAATTTTTGATGAGTTTCACGAGCGAAGTCTTTTTGCCGATGTGGCTTTGGCGCTGTCGCGCGAGGCTCAGCAGATTATACGTCCTGATTTGCGAATCATGATCATGTCGGCCACGCTAAATATGCCGCAACTAACGCAGTTGCTTAACGCACCGTCGGTGGTTAGCGAAGGACGTCAGTATCCTGTCGAGATACATTACGAAGGCGATAACGACCTAAAACTTCTACCTGAATTAACCAGTCGTGTAATAACAAAAGCCGTTGAAAAACACGATGGCGACATATTGGTATTTCTGCCCGGCGAAGCAGAAATAAAAAATACAGAAGCCATTATACGAAGTAAACACAAAGGAATTGCCGTTCATCCGCTTTACGGGCAGCTGTCGCCGCAAAAGCAGTTTGCAGCGATAATGCCCAGCCGCGAAGGACGACGAAAAATTATACTTGCTACATCCATCGCCGAGACCAGCCTGACGATTGAAGGCGTTAAAGTTGTGATTGACTGTGGATTTAGCCGAACGCTCAAATTCAATCCAAACACTGGCTTGTCGCGCCTCGAAACGGTGGAAATAACTTTAGATTCCGCCGACCAAAGAGCCGGACGTGCAGGCCGGCTTGGCCCCGGAATTTGTTACCGCATGTGGACAAAAGCAACTCATCATCGTTTGAATAAACATCGTACACCGGAAATAGAAGAAGCTGACCTTGCTTCGCTTGCCCTTGAAATGGCCATATGGGGTGTTGATGATATCAATAAACTAACCTGGCTAACTCCCCCACCAAAAGGCCATGTAAGGCAAGCCAACGAATTGCTGGATCAATTGGATGCTGTTGATGACGGAAAAATTACAAAACATGGTAAAGCGATCCATCGCCTGCCTTGTCATCCGCGACTGGCACATATGTTACTTTTGGCGCAAAACGAAGATCTTACAGCACTGGCATGTGATATTGCGGCTATTTTGGAAGAACGCGATCCGCTAAACCGCGATGCCGGAATCGATATAAATTTACGAATTGAAGCTTTGCGCCGTTACCGCACCGGAACATTAAAAAACAAGCGACTGAAACATATCGCCAAAATTTCGGCGCAATACCGGAAAATGCTCAATATTGATGAAGACAATTCATCTATTGATCCATTTGAAACCGGTTTATTACTGGCTTATGCTTATCCGGAACGTATTGCTCACGCCACACCTGGTAACAATGCCCAATTCAAACTGGCTAACGGTAATATCGCTGCTGCCGGGCACGAAGACGACCTTGCACATGAAGATTGGCTGTCGATCGCAAGTGTAAATGCCCGCGATGGTGTTGGCCGCATATTTCTGGCATCGCCACTAAATCCTCGTGATCTTGCTCCGATGGTTAAAACCGTTGAATCCATCAGTTGGGATACAAAAAGAGGTGGTTTTTCCGCTTTTTCTGAATTAAGAATTGGCAGCATTATTCTTCAACAAAAACCGTTGCAGGATTATAATATCGACCAGAAAATAAAGGCTATTTCTGATGCCATAAAAAAAGAAGGTGCCTGGCTGCTCGATTTTAATCCGGATGTAGAACAATGGCAAAACCGTATAATCAGTCTGAGACAATGGGACAGCAATATTGATTGGCCGGATGTAAGTACAAGCCACCTTCTTGCAACCAATTATGAATGGCTTTCACCTTACCTGGCTGATGTAAAAAAGCCGGAAGACCTGAAAAAAATCGACCTTAAGAAAGTACTGCAAAATCACCTTTCTTACGATTTGCAGCAGTTATTGAATAAACTTGCTCCAGAGCGCTTACAAGTTCCAAGTGGATCAAATATCAAACTTAAGTATGGCTCTGGAGGCGAAGCACCGATTCTGGCGGTTCGTCTGCAGGAACTATTCGGCTTACTCGAAACACCGACAGTTAACAATGGAAGCGTAAAAATTCTACTGCATCTTTTATCACCAGGATTTAAACCCGTTCAGGTTACCGATGATTTGAACAGCTTTTGGACCAATACCTACTTCGAGGTAAAAAAAGAATTGAAATCACGATATCCGAAACACCACTGGCCGGATAACCCACTTGAGGCTGAGCCATTAAGAGGTGTTAAACGAAAATAA